A single Drosophila miranda strain MSH22 chromosome XR, D.miranda_PacBio2.1, whole genome shotgun sequence DNA region contains:
- the LOC108151101 gene encoding zinc transporter foi: protein MARHIMAVCVVCLLCAHRLHCQDHVESLLAGATVMHSQEQLNARVYTSLSSSPSSETTDQRQQLAIDDTQNYSTSPPSRRGKRHAEHGHGHSEPPVPQITKYFLDKLMAQQGAMDSSGFNSFLQQINLHSMVASSEGTCVPASRLVHHVQPHDLSHHSHSHSEKPQVAEGEELKLKNCTLSNNGTNSNIVCAPALLQHNSSSIEGPTNFTLSERDMLHLCPVLLHELKAQTGGCIELDVLAEIDSTEKLLVAEKDMFYVWVYAFISVFACGILGLVGVAIIPFMGSRYYKHIIQYLVSLAVGTMTGDALLHLLPHSLAGQDERGMIMKGLGCLGGIIFFYITEHALTMISEWRKSVEKKETKKPSRAKVMRDPDSSVNNSVAGDKICKQKYSSYPYCYDEITMNNKQSEWMHLPGDGVAASVAGAGGDAASASEVRNGLADHDGSSEMAAAAESLLSTLHTNCVEMNHHNHNHKHNNHQQQQHQEAQDNNTIVTDLDGNAVYAASNSNSKVVDGKDGKNDHVTVILREHESSHHGHSHRHGHVHSPPETLSAVAWMIIMGDGLHNFTDGMAIGAAFAENIAGGFSTSLAVFCHELPHELGDFAILMKAGMSVKSAVYYNLLTGVLSFIGMIFGIAFGQSQDVAQWMFAVAAGLFIYIALVDMMPEISASHKSLAQFLLQILGMLSGVGIMLIIALFEGDLMSVFGTAPPSAAHHQHVH, encoded by the exons GAATTACAGCACAAGTCCGCCCTCGAGGAGAGGCAAACGGCATGCCGAGCATGGCCATGGCCATTCCGAGCCACCTGTCCCGCAGATCACCAAGTACTTTCTCGACAAGCTGATGGCCCAGCAGGGGGCGATGGACAGCAGTGGTTTCAACAGTTTCCTGCAGCAGATAAACCTACACTCGATGGTGGCCTCCAGCGAGGGAACC TGCGTGCCTGCTAGTCGCCTGGTGCATCATGTCCAGCCCCACGATCTCTCCCatcacagtcacagtcacagcgAGAAGCCGCAGGTGGCGGAAGGAGAGGAGCTCAAGCTAAAGAACTGCACCCTTAGCAATAATGGCACCAACTCCAACATTGTATGCGCACCTGCCCTGCTCCAACACAACAGCAGCTCCATCGAGGGGCCCACCAACTTTACACTCAGCGAACGAGATATGCTACATCTGTGTCCTGTGCTGCTGCACGAACTGAAGGCCCAGACTGGCGGCTGCATAGAGCTGGATGTGCTGGCCGAGATCGATAGCACGGAGAAGCTGCTTGTCGCAGAGAAGGATATGTTCTATG TGTGGGTCTATGCATTCATTTCGGTGTTTGCCTGCGGCATCCTAGGCCTGGTTGGGGTGGCCATCATACCCTTCATGGGCTCCCGGTATTACAAGCACATTATACAGTATCTGGTGTCGTTGGCCGTGGGGACAATGACTGGCGATGCTCTGCTCCATTTACTACCGCAT TCGCTGGCAGGACAGGACGAGCGAGGGATGATCATGAAGGGATTGGGCTGCCTGGGCGGCATCATATTCTTCTACATTACAGAACATGCTCTGACCATGATCTCCGAGTGGCGGAAGAGCGTGGAGAAGAAGGAGACAAAGAAGCCGTCGCGTGCGAAGGTGATGCGTGATCCGGACTCGTCGGTGAACAACTCCGTGGCGGGGGACAAGATCTGCAAGCAGAAATACAGCTCCTATCCGTACTGCTACGATGAGATTACGATGAACAACAAGCAGAGCGAGTGGATGCACCTCCCCGGCGACGGAGTGGCTGCGTCCGTGGCAGGGGCAGGTGGGGATGCGGCGTCCGCCTCTGAGGTACGCAACGGACTCGCCGATCACGATGGTTCCAGTGAAATGGCAGCGGCCGCCGAGTCTCTTCTCTCCACGCTGCACACGAACTGTGTAGAGATGAACCACCACAACCACAATCACAAGCATAAcaaccaccagcagcagcagcatcaggaGGCACAGGACAACAATACCATTGTCACGGATCTGGATGGCAATGCTGTGTATGCCGCCtcgaacagcaacagcaaggTGGTGGATGGCAAGGACGGAAAGAACGATCATGTGACTGTAATTCTAAGGGAGCACGAGTCCTCGCATCATGGCCATAGCCATCGCCACGGGCATGTCCATTCGCCGCCCGAGACGCTGAGCGCCGTGGCCTGGATGATCATCATGGGCGACGGGTTACATAACTTCACCGATGGCATGGCCATTGGGGCGGCATTTGCCGAGAACATTGCCGGTGGCTTCTCCACCTCGCTGGCCGTCTTTTGTCATGAACTGCCGCACGAGCTGGGCGACTTTGCCATTCTGATGAAGGCGGGCATGTCCGTGAAATCGGCTGTGTACTACAATCTGTTGACTGGTGTACTCAGCTTCATTGGCATGATCTTTGGCATTGCCTTTGGCCAGTCGCAGGATGTGGCCCAATGGATGTTTGCCGTAGCAGCGGGTCTGTTTATATACATTGCCCTGGTCGATATG ATGCCTGAGATATCGGCCTCACACAAGTCGCTGGCCCAGTTTCTGCTGCAGATACTCGGTATGCTCAGTGGCGTGGGGATAATGCTGATAATTGCCCTCTTTGAGGGGGATCTGATGAGCGTGTTTGGCACTGCGCCCCCCAGTGCCGCCCACCATCAGCACGTGCACTAG